The following proteins come from a genomic window of Lolium rigidum isolate FL_2022 chromosome 5, APGP_CSIRO_Lrig_0.1, whole genome shotgun sequence:
- the LOC124657669 gene encoding B3 domain-containing protein Os03g0620400-like: MSNPYECCNSKAKFIMQMHGNFKDSMVVPERLVDHFGGKISGTIKLEAPTGQIFDVGVAKKPNEMILRSGWEAFVGANQMEENYFLVFRHLGMSCFKVTVFDSHGEEKISCRAGTKNPTHDENPCAYCAEKSSSSWDDASDSDGCCRKPGKKPAAKYPSSDELSADDSGSESESMESDDFQGLSKDYVLAGRCHLTQEQEAEINVFVTELRSEIPLLVVMIKKTNVYHYLIIPKDYARAHFPHKNQFISLKLPGKNKAWSCKFFTGRDGSGGRLSLCEFVRDNRVKEGDICLFQPMTEVESTRFTFMVHLLHKAGRTDIGSTHGEDSLSEYGSIRSDDLETSSEVRYILPSRCQLDEEDEVGIDALVAKIQPEIPLLVVKMKKSNVNGPQATLVTPILHWVISKGYAAAHFPSESQTITFRLVGGKKWHPHFHVRPGNIGYVLNGRWFDFVRDNHLHEEDICLLQPINKSEGRRFTVMVHLLPKARSTRRSKCGDAVPGSNKKASTSCVKDELVDGPSDDSNRSGYVVTSVQYLKELSILFTADDVECHGKPLVLHRFQQADISSVQMVVSYELVPPSFRDHPPVAHLDMPCLAPPSLTERQRFFPIWKMSISRKKTLTLHQAGRGKAWHVKVRHRRMIPEGGWHEFVADNHLHAGDICLLEPVKNERLAMAFHIIRSEQYG, translated from the exons ATGAGCAATCCCTACGAGTGCTGCAACAGCAAGGCGAAGTTCATCATGCAGATGCATGGTAACTTCAAAGACAGCATG GTCGTACCAGAGAGGCTGGTGGACCATTTCGGAGGAAAGATCTCTGGGACCATCAAACTAGAAGCCCCTACTGGTCAGATATTTGATGTTGGAGTTGCCAAGAAGCCGAACGAAATGATTCTGCGGTCTGGATGGGAGGCGTTTGTTGGTGCCAATCAGATGGAAGAGAACTATTTCTTGGTGTTTCGACACCTTGGAATGTCCTGCTTCAAGGTTACCGTGTTTGATTCCCATGGCGAGGAGAAAATCTCGTGCCGTGCTGGGACGAAAAATCCTACCCATGATGAGAACCCATGCGCATATTGTGCCGAAAAGTCGAGCAGTTCTTGGGATGATGCTTCAGATTCAGATGGATGCTGTAGAAAACCAGGAAAGAAGCCTGCAGCAAAATATCCATCTTCCGATGAATTGTCAG CAGACGATAGTGGGTCCGAAAGCGAGTCTATGGAGTCTGATGATTTTCAGGGGCTCTCAAAAGATTATGTCTTAGCAGGGCGATGCCATCTTACACAAGAACAAGAGGCTGAAATCAATGTGTTCGTCACAGAACTTCGATCTGAAATCCCTCTGCTTGTGGTGATGATTAAGAAGACCAATGTGTACCACTATCTG ATAATACCCAAGGATTACGCACGTGCACACTTTCCACATAAAAATCAATTCATCTCACTGAAGCTGCCTGGGAAGAACAAAGCTTGGTCATGCAAATTCTTCACCGGACGTGATGGAAGTGGAGGCAGGCTTTCTTTGTGTGAATTTGTCCGTGATAATCGTGTAAAGGAGGGCGATATCTGCCTTTTTCAACCGATGACAGAGGTTGAGTCAACAAGGTTCACCTTTATGGTCCATCTGCTTCACAAAGCTGGAAGAACTGACATCGGCTCAACGCACG GAGAAGACAGTCTATCTGAATATGGATCTATCCGGTCGGATGACCTGGAGACTTCGTCAGAGGTTCGCTATATCTTGCCAAGCAGGTGCCAACTTGATGAAGAAGATGAGGTGGGAATAGATGCTCTTGTTGCAAAAATTCAACCTGAAATTCCTTTGCTAGTGGTTAAAATGAAGAAGAGCAATGTCAATGGACCACAAGCTACTTTGGTAACTCCTATTCTGCACTGG GTCATTTCAAAGGGTTATGCAGCTGCACATTTTCCTAGTGAAAGCCAAACAATCACATTTAGACTCGTGGGAGGGAAAAAGTGGCATCCCCATTTCCATGTCAGACCGGGCAACATCGGATATGTCCTTAATGGGCGGTGGTTTGATTTTGTCCGTGACAATCATCTGCATGAGGAGGACATCTGCCTCCTTCAACCGATCAATAAAAGCGAGGGGAGAAGATTCACAGTGATGGTGCATCTGCTTCCCAAAGCAAGAAGCACTAGAAGATCCAAGTGTGGAGATGCTGTCCCTGGCTCAAATAAGAAAGCCTCAACATCCTGTGTTAAGGACGAGCTAGTTGATG GGCCGTCAGATGATTCTAACAGATCAGGGTACGTG GTCACCAGCGTTCAGTATCTAAAAGAGCTATCCATACTGTTCACTGCGGATGATGTGGAATGCCATGGCAAGCCTCTCGTTCTTCACCGGTTCCAGCAGGCAGATATCTCCAGCGTGCAGATGGTTGTCAGCTACGAACTCGTGCCACCCTCCTTCCGGGATCATCCGCCTGTGGCGCACCTTGACATGCCATGCCTTGCCCCGCCCAGCTTGACGGAGCGTCAGCGTTTTTTTCCCATCTGGaagatgtctatcagcaggaaaaAAACGCTGACGCTCCATCAAGCTGGGCGGGGCAAGGCATGGCATGTCAAGGTGCGCCACAGGCGGATGATCCCGGAAGGAGGGTGGCACGAGTTCGTAGCTGACAACCATCTGCACGCCGGAGATATCTGCCTGCTGGAACCGGTGAAGAACGAGAGGCTTGCCATGGCATTCCACATCATCCGCAGTGAACAATATGGATAG